The Paramicrobacterium fandaimingii DNA segment CGACGTTCGGCGGGCTCATCATGCTCATCGGCGTGGTGATGATGGTGGTCGCGTCGGGAACCACGTCGATTGCCGCGATGGTGGCTCATCCACCAGAAGGCGCAGCCGTTGCGACAGCCGTCATCTTGATTCTGATTGGCGCGCTGTCGAAATCGGCTATCGTTCCCTTCCACTTCTGGCTGCCCGCCGCAATGGCGGCACCGACGCCCGTGAGCGCCTACCTGCACGCCGCTGCGATGGTGAAGGCGGGCATCTACCTCGTTGCCCGATTCGCGCCAGGCTACGCCGACTCGCCGGGGTGGATGCCGACGCTCGTTGTTCTGGGACTGGCCGCCATGCTCGTTGGGGCGTGGAGATCTCTGCGTCAGTATGACCTCAAGCTGGTGCTCGCCTACGGCACGGTCAGCCAACTCGGGTTTCTGATCGTGATCGCCGGATTCGGAACGCACGACGCCGGGCTCGCCGCCGTCGTGCTTCTGCTCGCACACGCGCTCTACAAAGCGACGCTGTTTCTCGTTGTCGGCATCATCGACCACCGCGCGGGAACGCGAGATTGGCGCAAGCTGTCGGGAATCGGCCGGCGAGCACCCGTGCTCATGATCATCTCGGCGATCGCCTGCCTGTCGATGGCGGGAGTGCCACCGCTCTTCGGGTTCGTCGCAAAGGAAGCCGTCTTCACGTCGTTCATCGACGCCGGCCTCGCCGGAAGCACCTGGGGCTGGGTTGCCCTCATCGGAACGGCCGTCGGCTCTGTTCTCACCGTCGCCTACACGGCCAGATTCTTCTGGGGCGCATTCGCCCGCCGTGAGAAGTGCGAGCCGACGCCGCTGCGCGCGGAGGGGTCCGGGCTGCTCGTCTCGCCGATCGTGCTCACCATCGGCACGGTTGCGCTCGGGGTCGTTCCCGGCGTGCTGGGGGCTCCGCTCGGCGTCTACGCCGAGAGCTTCTCAGACGACGGGCACGCGAGCCTCGCGCTCTGGCACGGGTTTGAGGCTGCGCTCGCGATCTCGGCGGGCGTGCTTGCCCTCGGCCTCGTGCTGTTCTCCTGGCGCACGCTCGTCGCACGCCTGCAAGACACGGTTCCCGACTGGATCGAGGCGTCGCGCGGGTATTGGTCGATCGTCAGCTTCGTCGACCGGCTCGCGGCGCGCAGCACGATCTTCGCCCAGCGCGGAGGGCTCTCGCAGTACCTGACGACGATTCTCGTGGTGTTCGTCGCCGGCATCGTCTACACGCTGTCTGTGAACAGAACCTGGCCAGACGGCATCCGCCTCTTCGATTACCCCGCGCAGCCAGTCATCGGGCTCGTCATGGTGATCGCTGCGATCATGGCGGCCGTCGTCGAGAAGCGCATGACGGCCGTGCTGCTCGTCGGCATCACCGGGTACGGACTCGTCGCCTTGTTCGCACTGCACGGGGCGCCCGACCTTGCGATCACGCAGGGGCTCGTCGAGATGGCGACGATCGTGATCTTCGTGCTCGTGCTCCGGCGTCTTCCGGTGAAGATCGCCCAGCACAACAAGCCAGAGCAGAAGAAGCGCCGCATGCTGGTCGGAGGGCTCGTCGGCCTGACGATGGGGATCGTCGGCGTCGTCGCGCTCGCAGCGCGCCAGGCAGAGAGCATTTCTGAGCAGCTGCCCGACCTCGCCGTGAACGAGGGGCACGGACGCAACATCGTGAATGTGATGCTCGTCGACATTCGCGCGTGGGACACCATGGGCGAGATCTCTGTGCTCGTCGTCGTGGCTACCGGAATCGCGAGTCTGCTCTTCGTCTCTGGGCGCATGGGGGCGATGCCGAGACTCGAAGGAGCTCGTGCCATGCGCCGATCGTCGCGGCGCCGCAACGTCGTTCACGACCCGCTCGCCCCCGCGCACGGCGACACGGAAACTCGGCACACCTGGATCTTCGCCGGCCGAACGCTGTCGCTTCACCACCGGTCGATTCTGCTCGAGGTTGTGGTTCGACTGCTGTTCCACCCCGCCATCATCGTGTCGATCTATCTTCTTTTCGTGGGGCACAATGAGCCGGGCGGTGGCTTCGCCGGAGGCCTGCTGGCCGGACTCGCGCTCATCGCGCGCTACCTTGCCGGAGGCCGCTTTGAGCTTGCCGAAGCGGTAACCGTCGACGCGGGAAAGATTCTCGGCGCCGGCATTCTGCTTGCCGTCGGATCGGCTGTCGGCTCGCTCTTCTTCGGCGCTGACGCGCTCACCTCCGCCTACCTCGAGACAGACATCGCGGTGCTCGGCCATCTGTCCATCGGAACATCCACGATCTTCGACATCGGCGTCTACCTTGTCGTCGTCGGGCTCATTCTCGATATTCTGCGCAGCCTCGGCGGCGAGGTCGATCGCCAGCTCGACGACGCCGAGGTCACCGTCGGCACACGAGGAGGTGCGGCATGACAGCATCCCTCACCCTCGTCATCGTCATGGCGGTGATGTATGCGGCGGGCGTCTACGTGATGCTCGAGCGCAGCCTGACGCGCGTGCTGATCGGCTTTCTGCTCGTGGGAAACGCCACGAACATCCTCATCTTCATCATGAGCGGTCCCAGCGGATCGGCGCCCATCGTTGACGGGTCAACAGCGGATGCTCCCATGGTCGACCCGCTGCCGCAGGTGCTCATGCTCACGGCCATCGTCATCAACTTCGGCATCACCGCGTTTCTGCTCGCGCTCATCTACCGCTCGTGGTGGCTTGCCCGACTCGGGGATCGCGGCGACACCGTGCCCGATGAGCACGCCACAGACACCGAAGAGAGCACAGACTCCGCATTCGACGCTGTCGATGTTGACGACCAGGCGATCCAAGACATTCTCGACGCCAGCGATGAGCACGTCGCCGACGAAAACGACACGACGAGGGAGGACCGATGATCGCCTCGCTTCTGCCGCTCGTCGTGGCCATTCCGCTGCTTGGAGCGGCGGTCACCCTTGCGCTTGGCCGACGCTCACGACTCCAGGTGATCGTGAGCACGGCAAGTCTCGTGCTCGTCACCGTGCTGAGCCTCGCGCTCATGTTCGACGTCGATACGAACGGCACTGCCGTCGTGCAGGTCGGCGGGTGGGATGCTCCGTGGGGAATCGTGCTCGTCGCCGACCGACTCTCGGCGATCATGCTGCTGATCTCGGCGCTCATGCTTCTCGGCGTTCTCATCTTCTCGATCGGCCAGGGCATCGCCGACCAGAACGATGAAGAGACCCCGATCTCGATCTTCCACCCCACATACCTCGTGCTCGCGGCTGGAGTGTTCGACGCCTTCGTCGCCGGTGACCTCTTCAACCTCTACGTGGCATTCGAGATGCTGCTCTCGGCAAGCTACGTGCTTCTCACCCTCGGCGGCACGGGTTCCCGCATCCGGGCCGGCGTGACGTACATCGTCGTGAGCCTCGTCTCGTCGATCATCTTCCTCGCCGCGATCGCGCTCATCTACGGCGCAAC contains these protein-coding regions:
- a CDS encoding Na+/H+ antiporter subunit A; the encoded protein is MAVLLTAFLVLSIVTPKLTRWLSTRVFFVIALVPLAAFVVTLTQTPMIVAGEEALESYPWIPSLGIELSFRVDALAWLLSLVVTGVGALVLLYCAHYFRADEPGLGRFAGIMLAFAGTMYGLVITDDIVVMFMFWEITSILSYLLIGHYTGRKESRGAALQALLVTTFGGLIMLIGVVMMVVASGTTSIAAMVAHPPEGAAVATAVILILIGALSKSAIVPFHFWLPAAMAAPTPVSAYLHAAAMVKAGIYLVARFAPGYADSPGWMPTLVVLGLAAMLVGAWRSLRQYDLKLVLAYGTVSQLGFLIVIAGFGTHDAGLAAVVLLLAHALYKATLFLVVGIIDHRAGTRDWRKLSGIGRRAPVLMIISAIACLSMAGVPPLFGFVAKEAVFTSFIDAGLAGSTWGWVALIGTAVGSVLTVAYTARFFWGAFARREKCEPTPLRAEGSGLLVSPIVLTIGTVALGVVPGVLGAPLGVYAESFSDDGHASLALWHGFEAALAISAGVLALGLVLFSWRTLVARLQDTVPDWIEASRGYWSIVSFVDRLAARSTIFAQRGGLSQYLTTILVVFVAGIVYTLSVNRTWPDGIRLFDYPAQPVIGLVMVIAAIMAAVVEKRMTAVLLVGITGYGLVALFALHGAPDLAITQGLVEMATIVIFVLVLRRLPVKIAQHNKPEQKKRRMLVGGLVGLTMGIVGVVALAARQAESISEQLPDLAVNEGHGRNIVNVMLVDIRAWDTMGEISVLVVVATGIASLLFVSGRMGAMPRLEGARAMRRSSRRRNVVHDPLAPAHGDTETRHTWIFAGRTLSLHHRSILLEVVVRLLFHPAIIVSIYLLFVGHNEPGGGFAGGLLAGLALIARYLAGGRFELAEAVTVDAGKILGAGILLAVGSAVGSLFFGADALTSAYLETDIAVLGHLSIGTSTIFDIGVYLVVVGLILDILRSLGGEVDRQLDDAEVTVGTRGGAA
- a CDS encoding sodium:proton antiporter, whose translation is MTASLTLVIVMAVMYAAGVYVMLERSLTRVLIGFLLVGNATNILIFIMSGPSGSAPIVDGSTADAPMVDPLPQVLMLTAIVINFGITAFLLALIYRSWWLARLGDRGDTVPDEHATDTEESTDSAFDAVDVDDQAIQDILDASDEHVADENDTTREDR